The segment ATCAGCGCGCACAGCAGCGCCATCAGCAGGGGATTTAACACAGCGGAAATCGCGACTGGCGGCAACGGCTCCGCATGAAAAAGCGGATATTCTTTCGGTATCAGCAGCAACGCGAAAATAACCGCGTACAGATTGTCAAATCGCGAACGCCGGGGCGCGTTGATAAACAGCCACATCGGCACAAAAAAGGCGAGCAGTTTGTACGCGCCGGAAAAAGGCGTGGCAAGCACCTCGTAACAGACCAGCAGTGCGGCTTGTTTCCATAACACGGTTTCCCTGCGCAAAACATAATAAGCCACGCCGCAGCCCGCCGCAAACGCCACCATATTGAATACGCGCAGCAACGCTGCCCGGTCCTGCATGCCGTACAGAAGGGATGCGCCTATCCGCAGCGGATTGAAAAGGCTGGCGTTGTGGTCGTACCCGTAACTGTCCAGCGCGTAACGCCGCGCGACGAATTCGATGCCCTGCCATAACCCCGCGAGATTTTCCATGAAACCGCCCTTGTACAGCAGGAGCGGGACGGCGGTAAGCGCGGCGGAGATTCCGCACGCCAGCAGCGCCGCGTTCCAGTTCCTGCGTTTTATGAAAAGCAGCAGAAAAATGGCGGGATAGCCTTTGGCGGCAATTGCCAGCGCCAGAAAAACGGAGGCTGTTAAAGGCTTGTCTTTTTCAAGCAGAAACATTGCCGCCGCTATCGCGATGAAAACAAATATTTCCAGATTGCCGCGATCCATGCAGAAGAGCAGCGGGTAGGAAAGGCCGGAATAAACAAGCGCGTTTCTCCACAGTGCGACGTGCGCCAGTCCAGCGCGTTTAAGATATTTTATATTGAGCCAGGCGAACAGCGGCAGCGCGGCGAAAAAACATAGCCTCATGAAATCCTTGCCGGTATGTGCTAGCGGATAAAGCGGCAGATAGACGAACGGAAAATATGTGGATGGTTCAATGCCGGTTTTCGCCAGATAGGGATTTAAATCTTTTGCATAAGAGATATGGTGGAACAGATCCTGCAAAACGTCATCCGGCCGGAAAAGAAACGTGCTCAGCGGGTAGGGGTTGTTGTGATAGCCGCCTTCAATATAATGGAATGCCGTGGCGCACACAAAGCCGGCCATAAGCAGCAGACCGATAAGTTCGGCCCTGCGGGCACTTTCGTCCGGGCGGAGCGGGCCTGGCGAAGCGAGCCGCCCTGCCGTCTGCGCCGCCAGGCATATTAGTGCAAGCGGCAGGATCAGCCATAAAACGCCTGTGGCCAATATGATCAGTCTGCCGGGCAGCTTTTGCGCCTGAGCGGATTTTTTAAATTGCGTAAACAGCAGTTCCAGTCCGATAACGGCGGCTGCTCCGGTTTTATCGCCTACGGTGATGGTGTCAATTGCCGCTGGTAGATGGACTGTCGCCACTTTTTCGCCACGATTGTCCACCCGCAAAATTATGGCGTCGTTTTTGTTTTTGGTTATACTGCCTGTAAATAAATTTCCGGGCTGGAACGCATCGGGCACAGCCAGAAGTTTCTTCTCTCCGGGCTGGCCTGCCGCGCGGGTGTAAAGAGCAAGCGTGCCGCCGGGCAACGCTTCCAGCGTAAGGCCTGCGGCATTGGAGTCGGTTCTTACAAGCCGGCATGGAACTTTTGTATCGGCGGGGATACTGGCGCTGAACGAAATGATATATTTCGAGGCCGGTGTCTGCCCTTTGAGCGATACCGGGAAAGTTTCCGGCGGCAGCGGCGTTTGCGCGGCATCAGGCCGTATGTTTCCCCTGAAGATATTTATAATTTCCGGCGGTTCGAAGTTTCGACCTGCTGTGAGCGGATACATTAGAAACAGCCCGGCAAACGACAGTGCGGCGGCAAAAACACAGCTTGCCGCAAGTGTGTTTATGCGTCTGCCGGCGCGCGTGTTTTTTAAACTGTTAAGAGGGTTTAACATGTGACTGTTACCTGAAATCCCGCATTCAATGGCGAGGCCGGGTTTGATGACAAGGCAAACATAATACAGAGTACTCTACAACTTTTCCCGGCGCTTTGCCAGTTAGCCGGAGAAACACCGCCGCGGCTGCTCAAGCAAAAAACCGCTCCCGGCGGGAGCGGTTTTTTGTTAAAGCCGGTGTTACGGACTAGGTTGTCAGCGCGCGAGGCTGTTTGATATGCGCTATGCCGGAGGATTTGTAAATGCGGTAGTCAATCTGCGGGAAAATATTGTCTTTCCACTCCAGTTCCCGCAAAAACTCTTCCTCTATCCGGGTGTCCTTTATCTGCTCATACAGTTCGTTGAAACGGTCAATATGCTCTTTGGTGCGCTTTGACGAGTACTGCATGGCCGTTCCGACCGTGATCAGAAATGCCCAGTCCGACGACTGCGCCAGCACCAGCTCCCGCGCGCACTGGTTGAGCGCGCGGCCCAGAACTCCGTCAGTCGTGTCGTAACGGTTGGCGAGCGCGATCATCCGCTGCGCCATTTTGTTCAGATGCCGGTAGATCCAGTCGTTGCCCGCGTTAAGCCATACTTCATGATAGCCTTTGTCGCCCCAAGACGACATGCTCGGCTGGATTACCTGATTGTCCGGGTTCTCCTCAAGGTATTCCATCGGCGTTATGGGCCGGATATCGGCCTGATCGTGATGGAGCTTCCTGAAAAGCATTTCCAGAAACTGCGGGCCTTCGTACCACCAGTGCCCGTACAGTTCGGCGTCGTACATTGACACGATCAGCGGTTTCTTCTGCAGAAACCCGTTAAGGTGTTCGATCTGCTTCTGCCGGTTGAACATGAAATTGCCTGCATGCGCGGCGGCTTTTTCCAGGGCGCGCGCGGGGCTGTAGGGCGCTTTTTTGTCAAGCGGCACTTTGCCGGTGATCGCGTTGTATTTGACTCCGATGTTGCGGCGCACGCCGTCGGAATGCAGATAGGGCTTCACATAGTCATAGTCCAGATCATAGCCCAGGTCGCGGTAGAATTCGCGGTAGACGGGATCGCCGGGATAGCCGGTGTCCGCGCTCCATACCTGATGCGCCGATTCCATGTCGCGCGCGAACACGCCCACGCCCGACGGGCAGTAGACTGGCGCATACACTCCGTAGCGCGGGCGCGGCGAGCCGTAGAGAATGCCGTGGCTTTCGGTGAAAAAGAACCGGATCCCGGCGTCTTTGAGATACACGTCGTCGCCGGGATTGTAGGCGCATTCCGCCAGCCACATGCCGCGCGGAGCGCGCCCGAAATGCCTCTTGTAATCTTCCACGGCGATTTTGATCTGCGCGTTGACGCTTTCTTTATA is part of the Elusimicrobiaceae bacterium genome and harbors:
- a CDS encoding glycosyltransferase family 87 protein; amino-acid sequence: MLNPLNSLKNTRAGRRINTLAASCVFAAALSFAGLFLMYPLTAGRNFEPPEIINIFRGNIRPDAAQTPLPPETFPVSLKGQTPASKYIISFSASIPADTKVPCRLVRTDSNAAGLTLEALPGGTLALYTRAAGQPGEKKLLAVPDAFQPGNLFTGSITKNKNDAIILRVDNRGEKVATVHLPAAIDTITVGDKTGAAAVIGLELLFTQFKKSAQAQKLPGRLIILATGVLWLILPLALICLAAQTAGRLASPGPLRPDESARRAELIGLLLMAGFVCATAFHYIEGGYHNNPYPLSTFLFRPDDVLQDLFHHISYAKDLNPYLAKTGIEPSTYFPFVYLPLYPLAHTGKDFMRLCFFAALPLFAWLNIKYLKRAGLAHVALWRNALVYSGLSYPLLFCMDRGNLEIFVFIAIAAAMFLLEKDKPLTASVFLALAIAAKGYPAIFLLLFIKRRNWNAALLACGISAALTAVPLLLYKGGFMENLAGLWQGIEFVARRYALDSYGYDHNASLFNPLRIGASLLYGMQDRAALLRVFNMVAFAAGCGVAYYVLRRETVLWKQAALLVCYEVLATPFSGAYKLLAFFVPMWLFINAPRRSRFDNLYAVIFALLLIPKEYPLFHAEPLPPVAISAVLNPLLMALLCALIIMDRQQAPAGA
- a CDS encoding DUF1957 domain-containing protein translates to MNKGNEKGYLALVLHAHLPFVRHPEYDDFLEEDWFFEAMIETYLPLLDMFEKLTADSVDFRITMSITPPLCNMMADDLLKTRFRRYLHNRIELTEKESGRTRGTPYEEVARMYEAKFKRLRLLWEDYYHSNILEGFKKFQDMGKLEIITCCATHGFLPLQVYKESVNAQIKIAVEDYKRHFGRAPRGMWLAECAYNPGDDVYLKDAGIRFFFTESHGILYGSPRPRYGVYAPVYCPSGVGVFARDMESAHQVWSADTGYPGDPVYREFYRDLGYDLDYDYVKPYLHSDGVRRNIGVKYNAITGKVPLDKKAPYSPARALEKAAAHAGNFMFNRQKQIEHLNGFLQKKPLIVSMYDAELYGHWWYEGPQFLEMLFRKLHHDQADIRPITPMEYLEENPDNQVIQPSMSSWGDKGYHEVWLNAGNDWIYRHLNKMAQRMIALANRYDTTDGVLGRALNQCARELVLAQSSDWAFLITVGTAMQYSSKRTKEHIDRFNELYEQIKDTRIEEEFLRELEWKDNIFPQIDYRIYKSSGIAHIKQPRALTT